The nucleotide window AACATCCTTCGAGACCAGTTTGGGACCAGCGGATCACTGACACTCGCTCGTACTCGATCCGCCGACGTGATCGGCATGCTTGACGAACAGTTCGATATTGTCAGAATGCTCCAAGCGCAATGCGGTCGAGAGTACAGTTTTGGTGATGTGCTTGTAGCACGTGCTGGAGGTCGATCAGTAGCCAGGCAAGCGGGGCTCTCTGGGCGTCTCATCGAGGATCAAATTGAGGGGATTGCTCGTGATCTTGGTCTGCGCTGCGCGGTGAGAACACGATTCGAGGGAGTGCACGGAATGACGGCCCCATGCGACCTCGCAATTCCCGGAGGCGGGCCCCTCGCTCAGATCGTTGTTGCCGCCAAGGGGTTCGATTCCACTGGCTCAAAATTAACTGATGCGGTTCGCGAGGTTCAGGAGATGGCGAATGTTCGCCGTCCCGACCAGTATGTCTTCGCTGTTGTGGATGGTATTGGATGGAAATCCCGCCAAGCTGACCTTCGTCGCATTCACAGGCTCTGGGAGCAGCGGGCTATCGATGGTTGCTTCACGCTCTCAAGCATGGAGGATTTCCGGTCCGCGCTGGCGCGTGCGGCACGTCGCTGCGAGCTTGTGGAGTGAGACGCGCAGTAGACCGCGACCGAGGCCTCGCACCACCTCTCACCTCATCGCAAGCAGCACACCCGCCAGGGAGACCACCGTGGCGATGACCGCCGCGCACGCCCCCAGCCCCAGGGCGGGCAGGCCGGCGCGGGCCAGCCGGCGCAGGTTGACCCCCGCCCCCATGGCGCACATCGCCATGGTCAGCAGCAGGCCGGAGGCGGTCTCCGCCCCCGAGAGCAGCCAGCCCGGGAGGATCCCCCCGGCCACGGAGCGCACCAGCACCGCCGCCAGGAATCCCAGCACGAACAGGGGCACCACCGGGGTAGTGCGGGCGGGGTGCTGGACGGGGGCGCCTGCCAGGACAGCGCCGACCTCACGGTGCTCCACGCGCAGCTGCTCCTCGCGCCGGGCCCGCCGCCCCTCCACCAGGCCCACGAGCGCCACCAGGGGCGCCAGGAGCACCACCCGCCCGAGCTTGGCCACGACAGCGGCGTCGAGCACCTGGGCGCCGATCGCCCCGGCGGCGGCCGTGACCTGCCCGACCTCGTGGACCGAGGCCCCCACCCACACCCCGGCGGGCACCGCCCCGAATCCCAGGGCGCCGACCGCCAGGGGCATGAGGAGCACCGCGAGGGTGCCGAAGAGCGTGACGGTGGCCACGGCCGTCGTCGCGGCCTCCTCCACCTCATCCTGCCGGGCGCCGGGGCCGGGGCGCACGACGGCGCTCATCCCGGCTACCGCGGCCGCCCCGCAGATCGCGGTGCCGGTGGCGGTCAGCAGGCAGGTGGCGCGCGGCAGGCCCAGGAGCCTGCCAATCCCCAGGGTCCCCAGGAAGACGGTGCTCACGGTCAGGACGATGACGCCCACGGCCCCCCAGCCCAGGGCAAGGACCGCTCCCACCGACAGCCGAAGGCCCAGGAGCACCACGCCCAGGCGCAGGACGGTCCTGGCGCACAGCGCGATCCCGGCCTCGGCGGCGTCGGGGATGAGGCCCGTGTTGCGAAGGGCGATGCCCGCCAGGACGGCCAGCAGCATGGCGGAGAGCAGCGGCACCTGCCTGCTGATGAGGATCGAGACGGCGGCGACGGCGGCGCACAAGGCCAGGCCGGGCATGAGGGCGGCGGCACGGTTCTTCACGCCGACCATGGTGGGGGCGGGGACTGCGGCCGACAAGTGCAGGATCCCTGGAGGGCTATAGTGCCGGGCTATGCGTCCTACTACTGCGCAGCTCGAGGCGCTCGTCGCCGTGGCGCGGACCGGCTCGATCTCCGCCGCCGCCCAGGAGCTGGGGCTGGCCCAGCCCACCGTCTCGGCGACCCTGACCCGCCTGGAGCGCAGCGCCGGCACGGCCCTGTTGCGCCGCGAGCGCTCGGGCACCCGCCTGACGGCGCACGGGGAGCGCATCCGCGACCTGGCCCAGGAGGCCCTCACCGCGCTCGATGGGGTGGGGGCGGCCCTGGAGGGCCTTCGCGCCGGCCCGGCTCCCGTGCGGATCGCGGCCTCCTACACGGTGGCCGAGCAGCTGCTGCCGGTGTGGCTCACGGGAGTCGGGGTGGGCACGCAGGTGGAGGTGTGCAACTCCCAGGCGGTGCAGGACCGGATCCTCAGGGGGCGGGCGGAGGTGGGCTTCATCGAGGGAGCCGGGGCCGGTGAGCAGGTGGAGTCGCGGCTCATGGGCAGGGATGAGCTGGTGCTGGTGGTGGGAGCCGGGCACCCCTGGGCGCTGCGGAGGAGGCCCGTGGACGCCGAGGAGCTGCTGCGCCCCACCAGCCGCGGCGCCCTCGTCCTGCGGGAGAAGGGCTCGGGGGCCCGCGAGGTCCTGGAGGAGGCGCTGGGACGCCTGGGCCTCACCGTGCCCGAGGATGCTCCCGTGCTGGG belongs to Actinomyces capricornis and includes:
- a CDS encoding YeiH family protein; translated protein: MKNRAAALMPGLALCAAVAAVSILISRQVPLLSAMLLAVLAGIALRNTGLIPDAAEAGIALCARTVLRLGVVLLGLRLSVGAVLALGWGAVGVIVLTVSTVFLGTLGIGRLLGLPRATCLLTATGTAICGAAAVAGMSAVVRPGPGARQDEVEEAATTAVATVTLFGTLAVLLMPLAVGALGFGAVPAGVWVGASVHEVGQVTAAAGAIGAQVLDAAVVAKLGRVVLLAPLVALVGLVEGRRARREEQLRVEHREVGAVLAGAPVQHPARTTPVVPLFVLGFLAAVLVRSVAGGILPGWLLSGAETASGLLLTMAMCAMGAGVNLRRLARAGLPALGLGACAAVIATVVSLAGVLLAMR
- a CDS encoding LysR family transcriptional regulator, producing the protein MRPTTAQLEALVAVARTGSISAAAQELGLAQPTVSATLTRLERSAGTALLRRERSGTRLTAHGERIRDLAQEALTALDGVGAALEGLRAGPAPVRIAASYTVAEQLLPVWLTGVGVGTQVEVCNSQAVQDRILRGRAEVGFIEGAGAGEQVESRLMGRDELVLVVGAGHPWALRRRPVDAEELLRPTSRGALVLREKGSGAREVLEEALGRLGLTVPEDAPVLGSTWAILTAVRHSGAHAVVPRAAAEALVAAGTVHLVPVDLDLRRRLLLVLPRARRRRPEVDRLLAHLTALARSRAQAGPALENRAAPARVAAARGSGALGEP